A region of Nocardioides sp. JS614 DNA encodes the following proteins:
- a CDS encoding MaoC family dehydratase yields the protein MTPVRYWEDVEIGDSYTTPARTITETDVVMFAGLTGDYMPFHVDEVTASRTIYGGRIAHGLLGLAYMQGMKTWVHTGIASMGSLGWTVDFRAPIRSGDTLTATFTVASKRETSKPDRGILFVACELRNQDGVLVQEAEHRRMVRRRPADGEPGAPEGGRG from the coding sequence ATGACCCCCGTCCGTTACTGGGAGGACGTCGAGATCGGCGACTCCTACACGACTCCGGCACGAACGATCACCGAGACTGACGTGGTCATGTTCGCCGGGTTGACCGGTGACTACATGCCGTTCCACGTCGACGAGGTGACCGCGAGCCGGACGATCTACGGCGGGCGGATCGCCCATGGCCTCCTGGGCCTCGCCTACATGCAGGGCATGAAGACGTGGGTGCACACCGGGATCGCGAGCATGGGGTCGCTGGGCTGGACCGTCGACTTCCGAGCGCCGATCCGGTCCGGTGACACCCTGACCGCGACGTTCACGGTGGCGAGCAAGCGCGAGACGAGCAAGCCAGACCGCGGCATCCTGTTCGTGGCCTGTGAGCTGCGCAACCAGGATGGCGTCCTGGTGCAGGAGGCCGAGCACCGGCGGATGGTGCGGCGTCGTCCGGCCGACGGCGAGCCCGGGGCGCCCGAGGGCGGCCGCGGATGA
- a CDS encoding GNAT family N-acetyltransferase, translating into MTTDLTASWPAQSTDELRAGLQGLLRDVVRAGGAVGWLEPPGRADTDSWLDRLTAQQQAGDAGLVVIGDPVAPLAMGTWRRVDRQVHRHVAEIAKVMSHPRARGRGLGRRVTTELLAALPAAGIEIVTLATRGNNHAAMALYTSLGFREYGRIPDGIMVGDDRYDDVRFVLSIE; encoded by the coding sequence GTGACCACCGACCTGACGGCCTCGTGGCCGGCGCAGTCGACCGACGAGCTGCGAGCCGGGCTCCAGGGCCTCCTCCGCGACGTGGTGCGCGCTGGTGGCGCGGTCGGCTGGCTGGAGCCCCCGGGCCGGGCCGACACCGACTCCTGGCTCGACAGGCTGACGGCCCAGCAGCAAGCCGGTGACGCGGGCCTGGTGGTGATCGGCGACCCGGTGGCTCCGCTGGCGATGGGCACCTGGCGCCGGGTGGACCGGCAGGTCCACCGGCACGTGGCCGAGATCGCGAAGGTGATGTCCCATCCACGCGCCCGAGGGCGTGGTCTCGGGCGGAGAGTGACGACCGAGCTGCTCGCGGCCCTCCCGGCCGCGGGCATCGAGATCGTCACCTTGGCGACGCGGGGGAACAACCACGCGGCGATGGCGCTCTATACCTCGTTGGGCTTCCGTGAGTACGGGCGGATCCCCGACGGCATCATGGTCGGCGACGATCGGTACGACGACGTCCGGTTCGTGCTCTCGATCGAGTGA
- a CDS encoding dihydrodipicolinate synthase family protein encodes MKPEELRPHLAGVASVAITPFDEDRRVDERGTRAVVEYLDQGGTDTLVVCGGTGEFYALTPAERRQVVEVAAAAVQRAPLVVSVGLDAVGAAEAARHAEDAGAAGIMVHQPIHPYTHPDGLRRYYDEICSAVSIGVVAYVRDPRVGADLLGDVLAHDNVVAVKYAVNDVRRFANLRRDTPHSGTVEWVCGSAEAWAPFFWVAGATGFTSGLANFAIEEALGMRAALVSGDVERIRATWERLAGVEDLRSRGDDANNIAVLKAGTCRLGLTTAVVRPPLRPLPEDHDAELGLILEGWKNSPRPGAG; translated from the coding sequence ATGAAGCCCGAGGAGCTCAGACCCCACCTGGCGGGCGTCGCGTCGGTGGCGATCACGCCGTTCGACGAGGACCGGCGCGTGGACGAGCGGGGGACGCGCGCGGTGGTCGAGTACCTCGACCAGGGCGGCACCGACACCCTGGTGGTGTGCGGCGGCACCGGGGAGTTCTACGCCCTCACGCCTGCGGAGCGTCGGCAGGTGGTCGAGGTCGCCGCGGCCGCCGTCCAGCGTGCGCCGCTCGTCGTGTCCGTGGGACTCGACGCGGTCGGCGCGGCCGAGGCCGCCCGGCACGCCGAGGACGCGGGGGCGGCCGGCATCATGGTCCACCAGCCGATCCATCCCTACACCCACCCCGACGGCCTGCGACGGTACTACGACGAGATCTGCTCAGCAGTCTCCATCGGTGTGGTCGCGTACGTCCGAGACCCGCGCGTGGGCGCCGATCTGCTCGGCGACGTCCTGGCCCACGACAACGTCGTCGCGGTGAAGTACGCCGTCAACGACGTCCGTCGGTTCGCCAACCTGAGGCGTGACACTCCTCACAGCGGCACCGTCGAGTGGGTCTGCGGGAGCGCAGAGGCGTGGGCTCCCTTCTTCTGGGTGGCCGGCGCGACCGGGTTCACCTCCGGGCTGGCGAACTTCGCGATCGAGGAGGCGCTCGGCATGCGCGCCGCCCTCGTGTCGGGCGACGTGGAGCGGATCCGTGCGACGTGGGAGCGCCTGGCCGGCGTCGAGGACCTGCGCTCGCGCGGGGACGACGCGAACAACATCGCGGTCCTCAAGGCCGGGACCTGCCGGCTCGGTCTGACCACGGCGGTGGTGCGGCCGCCGCTCCGGCCGCTGCCGGAGGACCACGACGCGGAGCTGGGGCTCATCCTCGAGGGATGGAAGAACTCGCCACGACCGGGGGCCGGGTGA
- a CDS encoding PP2C family protein-serine/threonine phosphatase produces the protein MTDTPAAAPSLRLRFAAISDVGRVRKDNQDSGYVGPWLVAVCDGVGGAARGDIASSTAIAQLRRLDVSPSGESADDLLTKVAGALHRAHERINELAAEDPALDGTSTTATVALFDGARVAMGHVGDSRAYLFRDGEITRLTSDHTFVQTLIDEGRITEAEARVHPHRNLILNALGGPGDVEPDLFMIELAPKDRLLLCSDGASGVLDDDRLADILATGSPEFASVELVRASLEAGSSDNVTCLVADAVDAAEPPGPGEAEEPVLVGAAAERRLHRQRGGMGSLFRGHRSGDTGELEPVQAEILDLPYAITADPIDPEEARYAPRPPRRFVWLKRLLTLVLLVGLAWVGIAAAWSWTQGQYYVGEQDGTVVIFRGVNTELAGLSLSEPYESSDVELDRLGEVEADRVREGIAYDNLEDAEQKVRDLAARQSPASESSAG, from the coding sequence ATGACCGACACGCCAGCAGCGGCGCCGAGCCTGCGCCTGCGGTTCGCCGCGATCTCCGACGTCGGGCGGGTCCGCAAGGACAACCAGGACTCCGGGTACGTCGGCCCGTGGCTGGTCGCGGTCTGCGACGGCGTCGGCGGCGCGGCCCGCGGTGACATCGCCTCCAGCACCGCGATCGCCCAGCTGCGGCGGCTCGACGTGTCCCCGAGCGGCGAGTCCGCCGACGACCTGCTCACCAAGGTCGCCGGCGCCCTGCACCGGGCCCACGAGCGGATCAACGAGCTCGCCGCCGAGGACCCCGCACTCGACGGCACCAGCACCACCGCGACGGTCGCGCTCTTCGACGGCGCGCGGGTCGCGATGGGCCACGTCGGCGACAGCCGGGCCTACCTGTTCCGCGACGGCGAGATCACCCGGCTCACCTCCGACCACACCTTCGTGCAGACCCTGATCGACGAGGGCCGGATCACCGAGGCCGAGGCCCGGGTCCACCCGCACCGCAACCTGATCCTCAACGCCCTGGGTGGTCCCGGCGACGTCGAGCCCGACCTCTTCATGATCGAGCTGGCGCCGAAGGACCGGCTGCTGCTGTGCAGCGACGGCGCCAGCGGGGTCCTCGACGACGACCGGCTGGCCGACATCCTCGCCACCGGGAGCCCGGAGTTCGCCTCGGTCGAGCTGGTCCGCGCCAGCCTCGAGGCCGGCAGCTCCGACAACGTCACCTGCCTGGTCGCCGACGCCGTCGACGCCGCCGAGCCGCCCGGCCCCGGCGAGGCGGAGGAGCCGGTGCTGGTCGGCGCGGCCGCCGAGCGGCGCCTGCACCGCCAGCGCGGCGGCATGGGCAGCCTGTTCCGCGGCCACCGGTCGGGCGACACCGGCGAGCTCGAGCCGGTGCAGGCCGAGATCCTCGACCTGCCCTACGCGATCACCGCCGACCCGATCGACCCGGAGGAGGCGCGCTACGCGCCGCGCCCGCCGCGCCGCTTCGTGTGGCTCAAGCGGCTGCTGACGCTCGTGCTCCTGGTCGGCCTCGCCTGGGTCGGCATCGCCGCCGCCTGGTCGTGGACCCAGGGGCAGTACTACGTCGGCGAGCAGGACGGCACGGTCGTCATCTTCCGCGGCGTCAACACCGAGCTGGCCGGCCTCTCGCTCTCCGAGCCCTATGAGAGCTCGGACGTCGAGCTGGACCGGCTCGGCGAGGTCGAGGCCGACCGGGTCCGCGAGGGCATCGCCTACGACAATCTCGAGGACGCCGAGCAGAAGGTCCGCGACCTCGCCGCCCGGCAGTCCCCCGCCTCCGAGAGCTCGGCCGGCTGA
- a CDS encoding FtsW/RodA/SpoVE family cell cycle protein: MSQTSSSLMGFVHRRRRGAELFLLILALAVGIGAYAAVGLGVDQEVPADLIGYGSWLAALVIAAHVVIRFVAPYADPVLLPVVAALNGLGLAVIHRLDLAKAEAGNFHGYAQQQLTWMTLGVVLFVITLLALRDHRVLQRFTYTSGLAAIVLLLLPMLPGIGRTINGARIWIHLGPFSFQPGEVAKVLLVVTFAGYLVLHRDALALAGRRVLFVDLPRGRDLGPILVMWAVSLGILVRQQDLGSSLLFFGLFLVMLYVATERGGWLVVGALMFAGGATAAYYLFPHVQVRFDIWLHPFDYYNKNGDQAFQPVEAQFGMGWGGLIGRGFGDGDPNRVPFAESDFIVAAIGEELGLTAVIAVVLLYGLIVERALRTALICRDGFGKLLSTGLGSVFALQVFVVVGGVTSLIPLTGLTTPFLSYGGSSLVANWVIVAILLRISDQARRPTPQLSDDTAAIGDDATQVVRLS; the protein is encoded by the coding sequence ATGTCCCAGACGTCCTCCAGCCTGATGGGGTTCGTGCACCGCCGCCGCCGGGGTGCCGAGCTGTTCCTGCTGATCCTCGCGCTGGCCGTCGGCATCGGCGCGTACGCCGCCGTCGGCCTCGGCGTGGACCAGGAGGTCCCCGCGGACCTGATCGGCTACGGCAGCTGGTTGGCCGCGCTGGTGATCGCCGCCCACGTGGTGATCCGGTTCGTCGCGCCGTACGCCGACCCGGTGCTGCTGCCCGTCGTGGCCGCCCTGAACGGCCTCGGACTGGCGGTGATCCACCGGCTCGACCTCGCCAAGGCCGAGGCCGGCAACTTCCACGGCTACGCCCAGCAGCAGCTGACCTGGATGACGCTCGGCGTGGTGCTGTTCGTCATCACGCTCCTCGCGCTGCGCGACCACCGGGTGCTCCAGCGGTTCACCTACACCAGCGGGCTCGCCGCGATCGTGCTGCTCCTGCTGCCGATGCTGCCCGGCATCGGGCGCACCATCAACGGCGCCCGGATCTGGATCCACCTCGGCCCGTTCAGCTTCCAGCCCGGCGAGGTCGCCAAGGTGCTGCTGGTCGTCACCTTCGCCGGCTACCTGGTGCTGCACCGCGACGCGCTCGCGCTGGCCGGCCGGCGGGTGCTGTTCGTCGACCTCCCCCGCGGCCGCGACCTCGGCCCGATCCTCGTGATGTGGGCGGTCAGCCTCGGCATCCTGGTCCGCCAGCAGGACCTCGGCTCGAGCCTGCTGTTCTTCGGGCTGTTCCTGGTGATGCTCTACGTGGCCACCGAGCGGGGCGGCTGGCTGGTGGTCGGCGCCCTGATGTTCGCGGGCGGCGCGACCGCGGCGTACTACCTCTTCCCCCACGTCCAGGTGCGCTTCGACATCTGGCTGCACCCGTTCGACTACTACAACAAGAACGGCGACCAGGCCTTCCAGCCGGTCGAGGCGCAGTTCGGCATGGGTTGGGGCGGCCTGATCGGCCGCGGCTTCGGCGACGGCGACCCCAACCGGGTGCCGTTCGCGGAGTCCGACTTCATCGTCGCCGCGATCGGCGAGGAGCTCGGCCTGACCGCGGTCATCGCGGTGGTCCTCCTCTACGGGCTGATCGTCGAGCGGGCCCTGCGCACGGCGCTGATCTGCCGCGACGGCTTCGGCAAGCTGCTGTCCACCGGCCTCGGCAGCGTGTTCGCGCTCCAGGTGTTCGTGGTGGTCGGCGGGGTGACCAGCCTGATCCCGCTGACCGGGCTCACCACGCCGTTCCTCTCGTACGGCGGCTCCTCGCTGGTGGCGAACTGGGTGATCGTCGCGATCCTGCTGCGGATCTCCGACCAGGCCCGCCGCCCCACACCGCAGCTCTCCGACGACACCGCCGCGATCGGCGACGACGCCACCCAGGTGGTGCGCCTGTCGTGA
- a CDS encoding peptidoglycan D,D-transpeptidase FtsI family protein: MNKPIRTISMFCLLLFLALMLNATYLQYWKAGRLNDDPQNRRVLVESYSRERGAILVGNKPVAESVESDDQYEFQRTYPKPLEYAPLTGWFSYYSATGIEQTRNAILSGDDSRLFVTKLVDLLSNDSTKGGNVALTIDSKAQDAAYNGLKALGPNVQGSVVALQPSTGKVLAMVSLPTYDPNKLASHDLGSVQDTFDRLDADPTQPLLNRAIQTRLPPGSTFKILTAAAAIDNGLYKADDPVPGGATFQLPQTSGPTGEIDNEGRSCGANNARIPFTQALAQSCNTSFAQIAIEVGAEDMAKTAEGFGFNSHYFDDLAPQAESVFPTDASEPEIGQSGIGQFEVAATPLQMAMVTAGIANGGTVMRPYLVDEEQSADLDVIQKTEPQKLSQAVSSSTASEVTKLMVATVNEGTASPAAMDGFQVAGKTGTAQSGQPDKPPYAWFVSFAPAENPQVAVAVMIQAADIPRGEIAGGTYGGPIAKAVMEAVIK, translated from the coding sequence GTGAACAAGCCGATCCGGACGATCTCGATGTTCTGCCTGCTGCTGTTCCTGGCGCTGATGCTGAACGCGACCTACCTGCAGTACTGGAAGGCCGGCCGGCTCAACGACGACCCGCAGAACCGACGGGTGCTGGTGGAGTCGTACTCCCGCGAGCGCGGCGCGATCCTGGTCGGCAACAAGCCGGTGGCCGAGAGCGTCGAGTCCGACGACCAGTACGAGTTCCAGCGCACCTACCCCAAGCCGCTGGAGTACGCACCGCTCACCGGCTGGTTCAGCTACTACAGCGCGACCGGGATCGAGCAGACCCGCAACGCGATCCTCTCCGGCGACGACTCGCGGCTGTTCGTGACCAAGCTGGTCGACCTGCTGAGCAACGACTCGACCAAGGGCGGCAACGTCGCGCTGACCATCGACTCGAAGGCCCAGGACGCGGCGTACAACGGGCTCAAGGCGCTCGGCCCCAACGTGCAGGGCTCCGTGGTCGCGCTCCAGCCCAGCACCGGCAAGGTCCTGGCGATGGTCTCGCTGCCGACCTACGACCCGAACAAGCTCGCCTCCCACGACCTCGGCTCGGTGCAGGACACCTTCGACCGCCTCGACGCCGACCCGACCCAGCCGCTGCTCAACCGGGCCATCCAGACCCGGCTGCCGCCCGGCTCGACGTTCAAGATCCTCACCGCGGCCGCGGCCATCGACAACGGTCTCTACAAGGCGGACGACCCGGTGCCCGGCGGCGCCACCTTCCAGCTGCCGCAGACCAGCGGGCCCACCGGCGAGATCGACAACGAGGGCCGCTCGTGCGGCGCCAACAACGCCCGGATCCCGTTCACCCAGGCGCTCGCCCAGTCCTGCAACACCTCCTTCGCCCAGATCGCGATCGAGGTCGGCGCCGAGGACATGGCCAAGACCGCGGAGGGCTTCGGCTTCAACAGCCACTACTTCGACGACCTGGCGCCGCAGGCGGAGTCGGTGTTCCCGACCGACGCGAGCGAGCCGGAGATCGGTCAGTCCGGCATCGGACAGTTCGAGGTCGCCGCCACGCCGCTGCAGATGGCGATGGTCACCGCCGGCATCGCCAACGGCGGCACCGTGATGCGGCCCTACCTGGTCGACGAGGAGCAGTCCGCCGACCTCGACGTGATCCAGAAGACCGAGCCGCAGAAGCTCTCCCAGGCGGTCTCGTCCTCGACGGCGAGCGAGGTGACCAAGCTGATGGTCGCGACGGTGAACGAGGGCACCGCGAGCCCGGCGGCGATGGACGGCTTCCAGGTGGCCGGCAAGACCGGTACCGCGCAGAGCGGCCAGCCGGACAAGCCGCCGTACGCCTGGTTCGTCTCGTTCGCGCCCGCCGAGAACCCGCAGGTAGCGGTCGCGGTGATGATCCAGGCCGCCGACATCCCCCGCGGCGAGATCGCGGGCGGCACCTACGGCGGCCCGATCGCCAAGGCCGTGATGGAGGCGGTGATCAAGTGA
- a CDS encoding MFS transporter, which yields MAEGSRAVLPRPTGGFDRASMSASLAGVALSVLPVYLLGGLTVFIADDLDYGVVGLGAAASAFYAASAVASIPAGRVAHRLGAERSLILGVCVSSAALLAVALVVQAWWSLCVALVVGGVATALVQPAASALVARDQPDSRHGLSFGLLQTAVPVATLAAGLAVPVIGATWGWRWAYGLLALGAIPIVAFGLRRAPRRLERRANPPSASRPIRGAAIVLLTLAGACAAAPANALGAYYVESAVAAGISRSGAGLWLVAGSAVGIGARLLWGWMIDRRGADPRLWIAGLMLSGGVGFALLSVTHTAPVLFAATALTFGAGWAWKGLYNLAAIRHDPEQPSAAVGIAQFGVYVGSVLGPIAFGVLLAHSSYAVAWAAAGVTCLLTPVLIWVQRRLGRPAAGHGI from the coding sequence ATGGCCGAGGGCTCCCGCGCGGTGCTGCCGCGACCCACCGGCGGCTTCGACCGCGCATCGATGAGCGCCTCCCTGGCCGGGGTGGCGCTCAGCGTGCTTCCCGTCTACCTCCTCGGCGGACTCACGGTCTTCATCGCCGACGACCTCGACTACGGGGTGGTCGGACTCGGGGCGGCGGCCTCGGCGTTCTACGCGGCCTCCGCGGTCGCCTCGATCCCGGCCGGCCGAGTCGCCCACCGGCTGGGAGCCGAGCGGTCCTTGATCCTCGGCGTGTGCGTGTCGTCCGCGGCGCTGCTCGCGGTCGCCCTGGTCGTGCAGGCCTGGTGGAGTCTGTGTGTGGCCCTGGTCGTCGGCGGCGTGGCGACCGCGCTCGTCCAGCCGGCCGCCAGTGCGCTCGTGGCACGGGACCAGCCCGACAGCCGCCACGGCCTGAGCTTCGGCCTGCTCCAGACGGCCGTCCCGGTGGCCACCCTCGCTGCCGGACTGGCGGTGCCGGTGATCGGGGCCACGTGGGGCTGGCGATGGGCCTACGGCCTCCTGGCGCTGGGCGCCATCCCGATCGTCGCGTTCGGGCTGCGCCGGGCACCGCGCCGTCTGGAGCGGCGAGCCAACCCTCCGAGCGCGTCCCGGCCGATCCGCGGCGCCGCGATCGTCCTGCTCACGCTCGCCGGCGCCTGCGCGGCCGCGCCCGCGAACGCCCTCGGCGCCTACTACGTCGAGTCCGCGGTCGCCGCCGGCATCTCCCGGTCCGGCGCGGGTCTGTGGCTGGTGGCCGGCAGCGCCGTGGGTATCGGGGCGCGCCTGCTGTGGGGTTGGATGATCGACCGCAGGGGGGCCGACCCGCGCCTGTGGATCGCGGGCCTGATGCTCAGCGGAGGCGTCGGCTTCGCGCTGCTCAGCGTGACCCACACCGCTCCCGTCCTGTTCGCCGCCACCGCGCTGACCTTCGGGGCCGGGTGGGCGTGGAAGGGTCTGTACAACCTCGCGGCGATCCGGCACGACCCCGAGCAGCCGAGCGCGGCCGTCGGCATCGCGCAGTTCGGGGTCTACGTCGGGAGCGTCCTGGGCCCGATCGCTTTCGGCGTCCTCCTGGCGCACAGCTCCTACGCCGTGGCCTGGGCGGCCGCCGGGGTCACCTGCCTGCTGACCCCGGTGCTCATCTGGGTCCAGCGCCGGCTCGGTCGGCCGGCCGCCGGGCACGGTATCTGA
- a CDS encoding FHA domain-containing protein FhaB/FipA has product MSELTLFLIRLAYLAILWIFVLSAISVIRSDMFGARVPEAARGGRGAGRAPKPAKPPSKRRGTPTHLAVTEGSNAGERVDLDRAPILIGRGADAAIRLDDDYVSTRHARIAASGDQWFVEDLGSTNGTYVGTVRITQPTTITLGTQVRIGKTILELRK; this is encoded by the coding sequence ATGTCCGAGCTCACGCTGTTCCTGATCCGGCTCGCCTACCTGGCGATCCTCTGGATCTTCGTGCTCTCGGCGATCTCGGTGATCCGCTCCGACATGTTCGGTGCCCGCGTGCCGGAGGCGGCGCGCGGCGGTCGGGGCGCCGGCCGCGCCCCCAAGCCGGCCAAGCCGCCGAGCAAGCGCCGGGGCACGCCCACCCACCTGGCGGTGACCGAGGGCTCCAACGCCGGGGAGCGGGTCGACCTCGACCGCGCGCCGATCCTGATCGGTCGCGGTGCCGACGCCGCGATCCGCCTGGACGACGACTACGTGTCGACCCGGCACGCGCGGATCGCCGCTTCCGGGGACCAGTGGTTCGTCGAGGACCTCGGCTCGACCAACGGCACGTACGTCGGCACCGTCCGCATCACCCAACCCACCACGATCACGCTCGGCACCCAGGTCCGGATCGGCAAGACGATCCTGGAGCTCAGGAAGTAG
- a CDS encoding FAD-binding protein has protein sequence MSAPGVDRVEVDLVVAGGGVGGAMAAYHAARVGARVLYLGGSGGASARISSFNTALGYDDPDTPDGIVEDMLRAGRHVNHPGVVRALADRVAEETMRLVEMDVPFVRDGDRLARRQAAGSTWTRAVFSRGMIGADIVRALTERLVADESVTVVNGGLLVDVETADGAVCGVLAWSPRDERWMQIGTRAVVMATGGAGQLWASTTNPRGSLGTGYAVALEAGAELMDMEFTSFEPFITSAPPEHAGHDLPTTVLREGARLLNARGEAFLPEQSPTKDIICRAMVREVLEGRGTASGSVVFDLTEMDPDNAERYVGIVEALRKRGITSREAQLEVMPAQHYVMGGIRIDERGRSTLPGMYAVGEAAGGAHGAHRLAAGGGLEVVAGGAVVGEAAGLDALSATGDRRCSLAPNPDLLSVRLAAEAQADLGLIRGAMDSGCGILRTATDLEDTVTAVEEVHQRHRVPGGHPFVRRAAMVALSIARSAAMREESRGDHFRTDHPHSSEEWLANIVVTAPAGEMEFTTAPVPTATTVA, from the coding sequence ATGAGCGCGCCCGGAGTGGACCGGGTCGAGGTCGACCTGGTGGTCGCGGGTGGCGGTGTCGGTGGCGCGATGGCGGCATACCACGCCGCGCGCGTGGGCGCCAGGGTGCTCTACCTCGGTGGCTCTGGTGGCGCCTCCGCACGCATCAGCAGCTTCAACACCGCCCTGGGCTACGACGATCCCGACACCCCCGACGGGATCGTCGAGGACATGCTCCGGGCCGGCCGGCACGTCAACCATCCCGGCGTGGTCCGGGCGCTCGCCGACCGCGTCGCGGAGGAGACGATGCGCCTGGTCGAGATGGACGTCCCCTTCGTGCGCGACGGGGACCGGCTGGCCAGGCGGCAGGCGGCCGGCAGCACGTGGACCCGCGCCGTGTTCTCGCGAGGGATGATCGGCGCCGACATCGTCCGGGCGCTGACCGAGCGGCTCGTCGCGGACGAATCAGTGACGGTGGTGAACGGCGGCCTGCTGGTCGACGTCGAGACCGCGGACGGTGCGGTGTGCGGTGTCCTCGCCTGGAGCCCCCGCGACGAGCGGTGGATGCAGATCGGAACGCGCGCGGTCGTGATGGCGACCGGTGGGGCGGGCCAGCTGTGGGCGTCGACGACCAACCCGCGCGGCAGCCTGGGCACCGGGTACGCCGTGGCCCTCGAGGCCGGCGCCGAGCTGATGGACATGGAGTTCACCTCCTTCGAGCCGTTCATCACGTCGGCGCCCCCCGAGCACGCGGGTCACGACCTCCCCACGACCGTGTTGCGGGAGGGCGCGCGCCTGCTCAACGCTCGAGGCGAGGCCTTCCTGCCCGAGCAGAGCCCCACCAAGGACATCATCTGCCGGGCGATGGTCCGTGAGGTGCTGGAGGGGCGCGGCACCGCCTCGGGCTCGGTCGTCTTCGACCTGACGGAGATGGACCCGGACAACGCCGAGCGCTACGTCGGCATCGTCGAGGCGTTGCGCAAGCGCGGGATCACGAGCCGTGAGGCGCAGCTCGAGGTGATGCCGGCCCAGCACTACGTCATGGGCGGGATCCGGATCGACGAGCGCGGCCGCTCCACGTTGCCGGGGATGTACGCGGTCGGAGAGGCGGCCGGCGGGGCGCACGGTGCCCACCGGCTCGCCGCCGGCGGTGGCCTCGAGGTGGTCGCCGGGGGCGCGGTGGTGGGCGAGGCCGCAGGCCTGGATGCCCTGTCCGCGACCGGCGACCGGCGCTGCTCGCTGGCGCCGAACCCGGACCTGCTCAGCGTCCGGCTGGCGGCCGAGGCGCAGGCCGACCTCGGCCTGATCCGTGGGGCCATGGACTCGGGGTGCGGCATCCTGCGGACCGCCACCGACCTCGAGGACACCGTGACGGCCGTCGAGGAGGTCCACCAGCGGCACCGGGTGCCGGGCGGGCACCCGTTCGTCCGGCGGGCCGCGATGGTCGCACTCTCGATCGCCCGGTCGGCCGCGATGCGCGAGGAGTCGCGCGGCGACCACTTCCGCACCGATCACCCCCACAGCTCCGAGGAATGGCTCGCCAACATCGTGGTGACGGCCCCGGCGGGCGAGATGGAGTTCACGACCGCGCCCGTCCCGACCGCGACGACCGTGGCCTAG
- a CDS encoding FhaA domain-containing protein, which produces MGGLQKLEHRLEQMISGAFARAFRSAVQPVEIAAALQRECDNNAQILSRERRLVPNDFHVELSQTDLDRLSPYDSALAEELGTQLRDHAEQQSYVFPGPVTIGFEAADDLTTGRFRIRSRAQAKVTSGATHTQVGRARAVLEVNGTRHPLQPPGLVVGRGTDADLRINDPGVSRRHVEFTVTGSGSPGGSGIAIEVHDLGSTNGMLVDGHRITHTGLRDGSQVKIGNTTMTVRVLEEG; this is translated from the coding sequence GTGGGCGGACTCCAGAAGTTGGAGCACCGGCTCGAGCAGATGATCTCGGGCGCCTTCGCCCGCGCGTTCCGCTCCGCCGTCCAGCCGGTCGAGATCGCCGCGGCCCTCCAGCGCGAGTGCGACAACAACGCCCAGATCCTCTCCCGCGAGCGGCGCCTGGTGCCCAACGACTTCCACGTCGAGCTCTCGCAGACCGACCTGGACCGACTCTCGCCGTACGACTCCGCGCTCGCCGAGGAGCTCGGCACCCAGCTCCGCGACCACGCCGAGCAGCAGAGCTACGTGTTCCCCGGCCCGGTGACGATCGGCTTCGAAGCCGCCGACGACCTGACGACCGGCCGGTTCCGGATCCGCAGCCGAGCCCAGGCGAAGGTCACGAGCGGCGCCACCCACACCCAGGTGGGCCGGGCCCGGGCGGTGCTCGAGGTCAACGGCACCCGGCACCCGCTCCAGCCGCCCGGCCTCGTGGTCGGCCGCGGCACCGATGCCGACCTGCGGATCAACGACCCCGGCGTCAGCCGCCGGCACGTCGAGTTCACGGTCACCGGGTCCGGATCGCCGGGCGGGTCAGGGATCGCGATCGAGGTCCACGACCTGGGCTCGACCAACGGCATGCTGGTCGACGGCCACCGGATCACCCACACGGGGCTGCGCGACGGCTCGCAGGTCAAGATCGGCAACACGACCATGACCGTCCGGGTCCTCGAGGAGGGCTGA